tatgtgtaaatgtacttggcaattaaaaacaaaaatgaatctgaTGTTCTGGTCGTGGGGTgaaacctaaccgctaggccatctgcccCTCGAGATTACATTGTTCACTCAAAAAATGATTACTGTAATTGTCTGAGGTCCGTAAAACCATGGACAAGTTGGATAGTTAACCATAAGGTGGCCCCTCCAGGATGTCTAGTTGTTGATATTTAGCGAATCCACgcaaaatcaaacaatcaaaatTACGGTCAATCTCTGCAAACTTGACCTGTCACCATCAGGTGTCGACATGTACCAATTGTacttattttaaattgaaaataggGATGCAACGATGCGTCAGTTCCACATCGGTATTGGTCGACATTGGCCCCGTTGACAGACTAATAATGTGGCCTGAACcgttgtttatttgttgtgccaaatctATTTATTGCTGGCATCTAGTACACCAAACGACTGAGTCAGAGTAGAGATGTTTTATTGGGCAGAGGAAGTAACCTAATGGACAGACTCTCACCTGTTTTCACTGTCAAACACGAGAGAAGATGGTGTCATTGTGGGACCTTTACACAACAAgatgtcatgaaacaaacaccgTTATCAAAATCAGCAATCGtctaaattgttatttcaaacattggTATCAGTATCGGCTCCCAGTCGGTGCATCTCTAATTCAAAATACTGATCCCTTAGGTGTCAATGTTGTATTAATGTCAGCAAACGAGTTTTACGCCGTCTTAAATATCTTTGTAATGCTGCATGCTATAGGCTCACTTTTTATACCAAAGCTAAGGTGTGGTCTTTCtttgtcatgtcatgtcataataataataataataataataataataataaataggtgatgaagtggaaaaaaaaaaacctttaaaacactgaaacttGCATtgccacttttcagaaaagctgCTGGAAAATCAGGTGTTTTGACTTTAAGTAGCAGTTACTTCAGATGATGGAGAAACTCTCTGCAGACTACATCGTTAAcgtggagctttttttttaaacccaccTCTTGGGGGCTGGAGCTTCGTCCTCAGACTCTtcttctgactcttcttcttctgactctTCCTCGTCAGAGGAGTCAGCCATACGCCTCCGCTTGGGCGCAGGTGTAGAGTTTTTCTTGGTCGGCTCGTTGAACTTTTCCGGGTACAGGATGGTGGggctaaagagaaaaaaacacaaacgacAAGAAGCCAACAGAGAAATGTTTATCAGTGGTGTCTGCTTTGTCTTTTATGGATTGTTATCTTCAAAGCACACTACTAAATGAGTAGCTTAAAAAACACCACCGATGACAATATTAGACTTTTAAACAAAGTGATTCCTTCTGTCCAAGCGTCGGTGACCTACCTGGGGTAGAAAGGGAACGAGAGCCTGTAGGTCCCTGTGAAGCCGTGACCGGTGATCTGCTCCATCCAGCCGAGTACTTTACACTTCGACAGAGTGTTCCTCAGATTCCTTACTGCAGAAAAAATGATtcttctgttactgacagttttTGATGAACAAGCCTCAATTTCTTGTAAAATGTCTTAGCGTTCATGTTACAAGATGAAAAGAAGGCCGGCTTTACAGAATAAGTCCTTGAAGTGACAAACCGATGACAATCAAAGGCCCCATTTTTCCATTTTCCCAAACCCTGAGAATCATTTTTGACAGTGATTGACCATTTTGAGTTATCAGAGATATAATCTCCATGTCCACCTTGAATCAGGCCCTACACATATGGAAGTGATGAGCAGCAGAAAGAGCGGGAGTCTTACCTAACTGATActcctttctgtctttattgGAGTCTACTAGATATCTTTTGAGGGTGGTGGTGCTGCAGGTTTTAGGTTCGTTCATGGCTGTGATGGCGGCTGTGATGGCGTCCTCCACGGCTCCACCCTTCAGCAGCACCTGGTTACCAGTACGCTTGAGCTGTGacggatgaaaaaaaaaaataatgatagaACTACTTCAAACACTAGCTTATAGACAAGCAGTTAATCATGTTGCTGCTCATATAGAGAAGAACGTGTCAGCCTTACTTAAGAGCCCTTTTCATCTGCATTACACCTTGAGACATTCATATTCATTCCGTTACGACGTAATATTGgagtcccagtctgtgaattcacatcgCCTTGATCACGGCAAAGCGGgtgcttcacatacacacacaaacagacatgcacacccacagcgctgtgctcccccgCAGGCTCTGCCATTCCGGCCTCGCCCCTGTAACGCTTCTGTTTCTATCACTTCACAGAGACGTAAATATCTGAGATATCAGTATCACTCACTCATttgtctcctttaaaaaaaacaaaagaaaacgaCAAACAGTTTGAAATAACTTTACCTGGAAAGTCCCTCTGGCTCCGGTCCCAGTGATCTGCTCCAGGTGTCCTTTCTCTACTGCCTTCACCAGAGCTGCTTTCAAGACGTCTGGCCTGAACAAGAACCACAGTCAGTTCATTTGTCCTTCACTAATCACAGCTTACAACACAACTTTAGACACCCATTTTGTAAACTACGACTTCGTCACTGAAACCCAGATCACATGGCAAACTGGTTGTAAACTATTTTAATCAAAGACACTTCAGAAGTCTTTGACTTCAAACATGTTGTTCTGTTAGGACTTCATATCTGGATTTAAGTGTTGGTGAGcataaacattttctgttgttcGTGCTGAGAAACTTTTTTTAGAAACTGTTCACTCCAGATatcaagaagaaaataaagcttttaaattcaaattaattctctatttttcttttattgttgcTCAGAAGAAGCAAGTATTGATTCAGAAAACGTAACACACTAAAAGACTccctgaaactgaaaaaaataaatactaaataataaaCTCTTAAATGAACCAGGGGGTTTGCAGAGTTacatgactaaaaaaaaagaagaaggttgGCGTACCTGTTCTCGATGTTGAGGCTGGGGAAGTGCTGCTCCAGGTATTTCTTGATCAGGTTGTAGGAGGCCTCTTTGGGCTCACAGAGCCGAGTGATGATGAGAGGAAGAGCGTCTCCCAGAGGCTCCAGCTTCTGTGCTGCTTTCTAAAACACCATCCGTTTACAGACATGACGATTACAACCAAACACATCCCAGTCTCAGAGGGGAAAGGGGAGAAGGAAACTGTTGACACTACGTCATTAACAAAGGGGTTTAatctattcatattttttattattatctccctacaatgaataaatcaaataaaaaatataactcTTCTACTTCAACATACCTTTGATGAGGCCGTCTGCTTCCCAATGGCAAAGGTTCCCGAAAGGCCTTTACCCTTCAGCTGTGTGACACAAAAATAAGAGCAGTTAGAtgtgatgataataataataatttgtcaAACTTCTTAAACCGCTCTTTCTGAACAAACTGTTTCGCAACTACAAAAATCCTGAACTGAAACTTCCTTTGGAGTTGATCTTTTCAACCAATGTGGAAGAAGCTGTACTTctaatctctttgctgattcTATCCTGTACATGCATAAAGAAGAGAACCAGATGTATTCTCTTATGGAAACATCTCCCTGCTGTCTGTAAATGTCAAACgtatcactttttctttttaacgtAAAATCATCATGAAGGCACTCCCGGTCTGAGCGCTTTAAATTACTGTGTGCGACACCCTCCCTACGGTATCGCTGCGttattaaaaatacatataGATGGTAAATGTTCTCATTGTTAGACTCGTCTGCTTTTGTAGttcatgtgggggggggggggggggggtgtcagtAATAATTTCAGTCCACTTCATAATCATCTTAAGACTTTTTTTAGGAGGACAGCAGGCCTGTAAAGCTTCTGGATTTGGTTGAAGCCGTGTTAACGGGGCTATAGAAGGTGGGTGACACCCAACGTGTCAGGAATGtcccttccaaaaaaaaaaggaaaataaggaAGACAAAGTATCCGTCTACTTAAATGTGAGCCTTAAATCTCTGCATGGCAGGCTAAAAAAAACCCTACAGTAGTCATTTAATCTAGAGCTTCTGTGAGACCAGGGAACATGTCATAGAAGCGTACTTTGTGAGGCTTCAGCTAAAGTTTAAATCAGTCTATTTATGACTCTAGCACATCCACAGCGCAGTATTCATCCTCAATGTGGAAGCTGGATAGATGCTGTGAGAGGCGCGTAGACAAACATTAGCAGCTACATCATGTTTTTGAGTACCGTAAAGTCCGGGATATAAGTCATAGTCTGTTTGTGGGGATTtcctagaaagaaaaaaaggattcaacTGTCTTCCTGCGAGACGGTTTCTATTGTGTTCAGCCAAGTCCACATCGTGCAGTTTGTGTACAGCTGTGTCGCTCCTTTAGCGCCATCTGTTTGAGCTTCATTCAGTTTGCACgtctactagctacagtacggtagttgatcTCTCAGACTATGATGAAAGTTGTGAAGTAGCCTACAGACCCACAGCCCGTGAGTCATGCTCTTTAAGATGTTAATATTTTGTTTCTATGATCGCTCTATGACAGTGAACTTCACATCTTCAGCTTTTAGACATTAGTCAACACAATCTCAGGTTTGGTAGACATTTATCACCGTTTGTGGaccaaacaaaaagtgaaggcATTACTGAAGTAGACAGATAAATGGATAATGAAAATAACTGCTTCGTGTTATTAGtcagctagagacggcatctgTGAGCTCATTTTCTTGTAAACAACAAATATGATTGTCCAACAGTGAGCTGGATATGATCTAGTATTTACACTTGCATGAGGCAAAGCACACTCATTTATCACAGCTATGTTTACAGTACATTCTCCCCTCATATTATTAAGACAACACtttagaaaagaagaagaagaaatcattcTTCACCTGTTTGATGGTCCCCTTGTCCAGATGTTTCTTCATGGCTTTCTTGATGAGAAACTTCTTCCTGTCGAGCTCCATCTCGGGGTATTTTTTAAGGATATATTTCATGACAGACTGGTACGAAACCCCAGACCTGTCGTTACAagcctgcaaacacaacaagtcACAAGAGTCATTATTTGAACATGAACATGGGGGGGAAACAGACAGGCATGGCACATTACTGACTGTGGAGAAATGTTGATTGATTGGGAACACACCGTAATGGCTTCGATGAGGATATTATCCACTTTGTGCTGAGTTCCTGCAAAGTTGGTAACGGGAACCTTTTTGCTGCCGGTGACACTAGCCCACGCAGGAATCGTCCGTTTCACCCTTTTGGTTTTGGACTTCTCGTACTTGTAGCCATCCTTCAGCCTGTCACCGAAAGGAGCAAGACACAAAATCAGTGAAGGAAGTTGTGTCTTTAGAGGCGATATTTCACTGTGATTGTTACCACCCTTATCTCTATCACATCCTCACCTTAGTAGGAGAACATAGCAGTGTGTTGCACACTGTCCAGCCGCGCAGTCCTTGCATTTGTCACTTTAGTCCGTTTGTCAccgacagaaaaaaacaaaatggagtTTGAGAACATCTGTCTAAATGATCATCATAGTAATTGGACGCTGAATCAATTTGCTACTGTAGTGTGCTATGTGCAGGAAGGTTAACGTTTGACTTTGTTGAAGTCTgggagaaggaaaggaggagaaataaGTGGAGTTACAAGTCGTTAACTTGTAAAACCAGGTTAAATTTCCCTTAAATACTCGAAATATTACGTTTTTCTGCTTTGTACCTCTTAAGGGTTTCCGGAAatgttttggggattttttttctgaacgaATATTTCTTGTAGAGAAATAGTGAAACGTGAACTGAGCTGGTAACAAATGTCAAACTTCAGTGACAAAGACATCCACTCCTCCTTAACTCCTCCGAGACTGTGGACAAAGGGAACATCTGTCTGATATGCGTCTCATGAACATGGCTCAGACAGGTCACATCTTT
The Labrus mixtus chromosome 7, fLabMix1.1, whole genome shotgun sequence DNA segment above includes these coding regions:
- the hp1bp3 gene encoding heterochromatin protein 1-binding protein 3 isoform X1, with the translated sequence MGPNELSKSRVMPIRRAPATATQEKAPPSAAAEKEPEASSEESPSADEEPAASSAATADVEEAKSAAETEPTENGEKADEEEAVAEKEGEASEKKDDKCKDCAAGQCATHCYVLLLRLKDGYKYEKSKTKRVKRTIPAWASVTGSKKVPVTNFAGTQHKVDNILIEAITACNDRSGVSYQSVMKYILKKYPEMELDRKKFLIKKAMKKHLDKGTIKQLKGKGLSGTFAIGKQTASSKKAAQKLEPLGDALPLIITRLCEPKEASYNLIKKYLEQHFPSLNIENRPDVLKAALVKAVEKGHLEQITGTGARGTFQLKRTGNQVLLKGGAVEDAITAAITAMNEPKTCSTTTLKRYLVDSNKDRKEYQLVRNLRNTLSKCKVLGWMEQITGHGFTGTYRLSFPFYPSPTILYPEKFNEPTKKNSTPAPKRRRMADSSDEEESEEEESEEESEDEAPAPKRKAQKRPPPKARRPPPAKKSPSASQSKAKGRGRPIAKKSPAKKVVSSGKKRGRLSAAAKKETTTPSKATPVKRGSPAKKPKTPAVKKLTKRGSTRRSYRESSPEEDDVPKETTKSRSRRFKPDESPKEEPAAKKPATKGASRRSEPEESSPKKPAVKRGAKGRKQTGRKTKRGK
- the hp1bp3 gene encoding heterochromatin protein 1-binding protein 3 isoform X3; protein product: MGPNELSKSRVMPIRRAPATATQEKAPPSAAAEKEPEASSEESPSADEEPAASSAATADVEEAKSAAETEPTENGEKADEEEAVAEKEGEASEKKELKDGYKYEKSKTKRVKRTIPAWASVTGSKKVPVTNFAGTQHKVDNILIEAITACNDRSGVSYQSVMKYILKKYPEMELDRKKFLIKKAMKKHLDKGTIKQLKGKGLSGTFAIGKQTASSKKAAQKLEPLGDALPLIITRLCEPKEASYNLIKKYLEQHFPSLNIENRPDVLKAALVKAVEKGHLEQITGTGARGTFQLKRTGNQVLLKGGAVEDAITAAITAMNEPKTCSTTTLKRYLVDSNKDRKEYQLVRNLRNTLSKCKVLGWMEQITGHGFTGTYRLSFPFYPSPTILYPEKFNEPTKKNSTPAPKRRRMADSSDEEESEEEESEEESEDEAPAPKRKAQKRPPPKARRPPPAKKSPSASQSKAKGRGRPIAKKSPAKKVVSSGKKRGRLSAAAKKETTTPSKATPVKRGSPAKKPKTPAVKKLTKRGSTRRSYRESSPEEDDVPKETTKSRSRRFKPDESPKEEPAAKKPATKGASRRSEPEESSPKKPAVKRGAKGRKQTGRKTKRGK
- the hp1bp3 gene encoding heterochromatin protein 1-binding protein 3 isoform X2 gives rise to the protein MPIRRAPATATQEKAPPSAAAEKEPEASSEESPSADEEPAASSAATADVEEAKSAAETEPTENGEKADEEEAVAEKEGEASEKKDDKCKDCAAGQCATHCYVLLLRLKDGYKYEKSKTKRVKRTIPAWASVTGSKKVPVTNFAGTQHKVDNILIEAITACNDRSGVSYQSVMKYILKKYPEMELDRKKFLIKKAMKKHLDKGTIKQLKGKGLSGTFAIGKQTASSKKAAQKLEPLGDALPLIITRLCEPKEASYNLIKKYLEQHFPSLNIENRPDVLKAALVKAVEKGHLEQITGTGARGTFQLKRTGNQVLLKGGAVEDAITAAITAMNEPKTCSTTTLKRYLVDSNKDRKEYQLVRNLRNTLSKCKVLGWMEQITGHGFTGTYRLSFPFYPSPTILYPEKFNEPTKKNSTPAPKRRRMADSSDEEESEEEESEEESEDEAPAPKRKAQKRPPPKARRPPPAKKSPSASQSKAKGRGRPIAKKSPAKKVVSSGKKRGRLSAAAKKETTTPSKATPVKRGSPAKKPKTPAVKKLTKRGSTRRSYRESSPEEDDVPKETTKSRSRRFKPDESPKEEPAAKKPATKGASRRSEPEESSPKKPAVKRGAKGRKQTGRKTKRGK